The following coding sequences lie in one Arachis hypogaea cultivar Tifrunner chromosome 4, arahy.Tifrunner.gnm2.J5K5, whole genome shotgun sequence genomic window:
- the LOC112795286 gene encoding uncharacterized protein, giving the protein MSKMKTIHSFLKRKERIYDEQNSASDSLSNVQNIIEQPVTQLVEQDIQPPASKIARTEIDQVNIDTLMRDPGKRPQIWNYPINQQDEIRRAYIKFGPYQFIMDEYPLSGLESHPRRFKAHWFKSFSWLEYSPEVDAAFCLPCYLFSRKSSPFTSGGFRNWKKVNNGKDCAFLSHVGKSLNSPHNIAVKSCKDLLNQLCHIDKVLAKQSSQQVLSNRLRLKASIDTVKWLTFQACAFRGHDESHESQNRGNFLEMLKLLASYNKEVDAVVLDNAPQNAIYTSPSIQKEILHVFARKVQNEIRNEIGNAKFCLIVDEARDESRREQMALVVRFVDKHGFVKERLIDVVHVKDTTSATLKQEICSALSHHNLNIQNVRGQGYDGASNMRGEWKGLQALIIQECPYAYYVHCFAHQLQLALVAAAKEVVDVHAFFQSLSNIINVVCSSCKRNDELRSAYATEISHLVATNQIETGRGANQIGTLKRSGDTRWSSHFNSICSLLRMFGATTSVLEDLATNGSTYSQRGDATYALKSLLSFDFVFILHMMKEIMGITDKLCQALQQKSQDILNAMHLVSSTKSLIQQLRDSSWGALLEKVSSFCNDHAIQIPDMGASFSDIIRSRRKKDVVTVEHHYRVDIFTSVIDFQLKELNSRFSEQATELLILSTSLDPKDAFKLFSVCNICNLVKNFYSLDFSKQEKIQLDYELQHYELDVHGHDIFESSQSSDSKANDAWSLIGVHDLLDNHVGNDETHSAIYFNREQHIPFVKCRFTFIILPYSQLKIVSLQDLQVNLDIRQISSKAAHLKTFHLQIENTGQVPGFRLKCHYAGMRVILRYLVPDAQTMLEFPSHGSTLARYLHNLCLLILQRHNTPLK; this is encoded by the exons atgtcaaagatgaaaacaattcactcatttctcaagagaaaagagagaatatatgatgaacaaaattcagcttcagattctttgagtaatgttcaaaatattattgaacaacCTGTGACACAACTTGTTGAGCAAGATATTCAACCCCCTGCTTCCAAAATAGCAAGGACTGAAATAGATCAAGTTAATATTGATACATTGATGCGTGATCCCGGAAAGCGTCCGCAAATTTGGAATTATCCTATCAATCAACAAGATGAAATCCGTAGAGCATACATAAAGTTTGGACCATATCAATTTATTATGGATGAGTACCCTCTTTCTGGTCTAGAAAGTCATCCTCGTCGTTTCAAAGCTCATTGGTTTAAGAGTTTTTCTTGGCTAGAATATTCGCCAGAAGTGGATGCTGCATTTTGTCTTCCATGCTATTTATTTTCTAGAAAATCAAGTCCATTCACATCAGGAGGATTTCGCAATtggaaaaaagtgaataatggaaaggATTGTGCATTTTTATCTCATGTGGGTAAATCTCTTAATTCTCCTCATAATATTGCTGTTAAGTCTTGTAAAGATTTGCTTAATCAATTATGTCACATTGACAAAGTATTGGCTAAGCAAAGCTCACAACAAGTTTTAAGCAATAGATTGCGTCTTAAAGCCTCTATTGATACTGTCAAATGGTTAACGTTTCAAGCTTGTGCTTTTAGGGGACATGACGAGAGTCATGAGTCTCAGAATCGAGGAAATTTTCttgaaatgttaaaattattagctTCTTACAATAAAGAAGTGGATGCAGTTGTTTTGGATAATGCTCCTCAAAATGCAATATACACATCACCTTCTATTCAAAAGGAAATTCTACATGTTTTTGCTAGAAAGGTGCAAAATGAAATTCGCAATGAGATTGGTAATGCAAAgttttgtttgattgttgatgaaGCTAGAGATGAATCTAGAAGAGAACAAATGGCACTTGTTGTTAGATTTGTTGATAAGCATGGATTTGTCAAAGAAAGGCTAATAGATGTTGTTCATGTCAAAGATACTACTTCTGCTACTCTAAAACAAGAGATTTGTTCTGCATTATCTCATCACAATCTCAACATTCAAAATGTTCGAGGTCAAGGGTATGACGGAGCTAGTAATATGCGTGGAGAGTGGAAAGGGTTACAAGCTTTAATTATTCAAGAATGTCCTTATGCATATTATGTTCATTGCTTTGCTCATCAATTACAGCTAGCTCTTGTTGCTGCGGCTAAAGAAGTTGTTGATGTTCATGCTTTTTTCCAAAGTTTGAGTAATATTATCAATGTTGTGTGCTCTTCTTGCAAACGCAATGATGAATTACGATCTGCTTATGCAACTGAAATTTCCCATTTAGTTGCAACTAATCAAATTGaaacaggaagaggagcaaaTCAAATTGGCACATTAAAAAGATCAGGAGATACCAGGTGGAGCTCTCACTTCAACTCAATTTGTAGCCTTTTACGTATGTTTGGAGCAACAACTTCAGTTCTGGAAGATTTGGCTACTAATGGATCTACATATTCTCAACGTGGTGATGCTACTTATGCTCTTAAatctttattatcatttgattttgttttcattttgcatATGATGAAAGAAATCATGGGAATCACTGATAAACTTTGTCAAGCATTGCAACAAAAATCTCAAGACATTTTGAATGCTATGCATCTGGTTTCTAGTACAAAGTCATTGATTCAACAGTTAAGAGATAGTAGTTGGGGAGCACTTTTGGAGAAAGTTAGTTCTTTCTGCAATGATCATGCTATTCAGATACCTGATATGGGTGCTTCTTTTAGTGACATAATTCGGTCTCGTCGTAAAAAGGATGTTGTCACTGTTGAACACCACTATCGTGTTGACATTTTTACTAGCGTGATAGATTTTCAATTGAAAGAGCTAAATAGTAGATTTAGTGAGCAAGCAACCGAGCTCCTCATACTGAGTACATCTCTAGATCCTAAAGATGCTTTCAAGTTATTCAGTGTTTGCAACATATGCAATCTTGTAAAGAATTTctattctttagatttttctaagcaagaaaagattcaattggattatgagttacaacattatgaacttgatgtg CACGGACATGACATTTTCGAGTCCTCACAATCAAGTGATTCAAAGGCAAATGATGCATGGTCTTTAATTGGGGTGCATGATTTGTTGGACAATCATGTGGGGAACGATGAAACCCACTCAGCAATTTACTTCAACAGGGAGCAACACATTCCATTTGTGAAATGTAGATTCACTTTCATTATTCTTCCGTATTCGCAATTGAAGATAGTTTCTCTTCAAGATCTTCAAGTAAATCTTGATATTCGACAAAT ATCATCGAAGGCTGCTCATTTGAAAACGTTTCATCTTCAAATAGAAAACACAGGGCAAGTGCCAGGGTTTCGGTTGAAGTGCCATTATGCGGGAATGAGAGTGATACTGCGTTATCTTGTTCCTGATGCTCAAACCATGCTGGAATTTCCTTCCCATGGATCAACACTTGCAAGATATCTTCACAATCTTTGCTTGCTGATTCTGCAAAGACACAACACGCCTTTGAAATAA
- the LOC112797498 gene encoding disease resistance protein Roq1-like, producing MASTSSRIPRSCTHHVFLSFRGEDTRTGFTSHLYAALRRKGITTYKDDKNLRKGLVISDELLKAIEESMFAVIVFSPDYASSSWCLDELQKIIECNNKLGIQIEAVFYGVKPCDVRHQIGTFQEAFKKHEQRHDREKVQRWREALTQVAAYSCWSSKNQDEAVLVENIAQHIFEILIPKLPSSMKNLVGIESRVEQVITQIGLGLNDVRYMSIWGMGGIGKTTIARAVFETIRSRFEVTCFLADVREQCEKKDITQVQKQLLDQTNISCNAIYNKYDGRTMIQNSLRLKKVLLVLDDVNHEKQLENLAGEKDWFGPGSRIIITTRDVEVVKEQEVHETYKVEALVESEAFNLFCSKAFKRSKPSGGFLDLSKKVVNYSGGLPLALKVLGSYLNGRPIVVWHSAMEKIKKSSHSEIIDVLKISYDGLDSTEKNIFLDIACFFKGRGKDYVTRILKGCGHDAEIGIDILINRSLVTLEQETFGKVTLGMHDLLEEMGKQIVIQESPSDASKRGRLWCYEDVDFVFTHKKENEATHSIVMYREIEENWGDLDRRDLSFSNIWQLKLLILDGMTALTLCDIPCTLKVLHWIYCPMKTLPFADQRYELVEIDLSYSIIVQLWDGKKFLKDLKHLNLSGCYKLEQTPDLSEVPNLKTLNLEECRELNHIHPTLAHHKSLVELILRGCSSLETLADKLEMSSLERLNLCSCYRLRRLPEFGECMKQLTILTLRFTDIKELPSTLGNLVGLSKLDLAALESIVLPVSLGCFVGLKKLDLSGCNELSCVPYSSHGLESLTVWDSSDNSNIVGLLSSLSLLTSLSSLKLWVSFPTSKEYDLGHLASLSDLDLSCNSFQEFQ from the exons aTGGCATCCACCTCTTCTCGAATCCCACGATCATGCACCCATCACGTGTTCTTGAGCTTCAGGGGAGAAGACACTCGCACAGGCTTCACTAGCCATCTCTATGCCGCCCTCAGAAGGAAGGGAATCACAACCTACAAAGATGACAAAAACCTTCGCAAAGGCCTTGTTATTTCAGATGAACTCCTGAAAGCAATCGAAGAGTCGATGTTTGCAGTCATTGTTTTCTCACCGGACTACGCTTCCTCCAGTTGGTGCTTGGATGAGCTCCAAAAGATCATTGAGTGCAACAACAAGCTGGGGATACAGATCGAAGCAGTGTTCTACGGTGTGAAGCCTTGTGATGTGAGGCACCAAATAGGAACCTTTCAGGAAGCTTTCAAGAAACATGAGCAGAGACATGACCGTGAGAAGGTTCAAAGATGGAGGGAAGCGTTAACACAAGTTGCTGCTTATTCCTGTTGGAGCTCCAAAAATCA GGACGAGGCAGTACTTGTGGAAAACATTGCTCAACATATATTTGAAATATTAATTCCAAAGTTACCATCTTCAATGAAGAATCTTGTGGGGATTGAATCAAGAGTGGAACAAGTGATTACTCAAATAGGCCTTGGATTGAATGATGTTCGCTATATGAGCATATGGGGAATGGGTGGTATAGGTAAGACAACTATTGCTAGAGCAGTCTTTGAAACCATTCGAAGTAGATTTGAAGTTACTTGCTTTCTTGCCGATGTAAGAGAACAATGTGAGAAGAAAGATATTACTCAGGTACAAAAACAACTTCTTGATCAAACGAATATAAGTTGCAATGCAATTTATAACAAGTATGATGGGAGGACAATGATTCAAAATTCTTTACGTCTCAAAAAGGTACTTCTTGTTCTTGATGATGTAAATCATGAAAAGCAATTAGAGAATTTGGCTGGGGAGAAAGATTGGTTTGGTCCTGGAAGCAGAATAATAATTACAACTAGAGACGTAGAGGTGGTAAAGGAACAAGAGGTGCATGAAACTTATAAAGTTGAAGCGTTAGTGGAAAGTGAAGCCTTTAACCTCTTTTGTTCGAAAGCTTTTAAACGGTCAAAACCTTCAGGAGGGTTTTTGGATTTGTCAAAAAAAGTGGTGAATTATAGTGGTGGTCTTCCATTGGCACTTAAAGTGTTGGGTTCCTATCTTAATGGTAGACCTATTGTGGTATGGCATAGTGCTATGGAAAAAATAAAGAAGTCTTCACATTCTGAAATTATTGATGTATTAAAAATAAGCTATGATGGTTTAGATTCAACGGAAAAGAATATTTTTCTGGATATTGCTTGTTTCTTTAAAGGACGTGGGAAAGATTATGTAACAAGGATACTAAAAGGATGTGGTCATGATGCTGAAATTGGTATTGATATTTTGATTAATAGATCATTGGTCACATTAGAGCAGGAGACATTCGGGAAGGTTACTCTGGGGATGCATGATCTGCTTGAAGAAATGGGCAAACAAATTGTAATTCAAGAATCTCCAAGTGATGCTAGTAAGCGTGGCAGATTGTGGTGTTACGAGGATGTTGATTTTGTATTTACTCATAAGAAG GAAAATGAAGCAACTCATAGCATCGTTATGTACCGGGAGATTGAAGAGAATTGGGGAGATTTGGATAGAAGAGATTTATCTTTCTCAAATATATGGCAGCTAAAGCTTCTCATTTTAGATGGCATGACAGCTCTCACTCTCTGTGATATTCCTTGCACATTAAAGGTTTTGCACTGGATATATTGTCCAATGAAAACTTTGCCCTTTGCAGATCAACGTTATGaacttgttgaaattgatctgTCTTATAGCATAATTGTACAGTTATGGGATGGAAAGAAG tttctaaaagatttaaagCACTTGAATCTGTCTGGCTGCTACAAGTTGGAGCAAACGCCAGATCTTTCCGAGGTTCCCAATCTTAAAACACTTAATCTCGAGGAATGTAGGGAGTTGAATCATATCCACCCTACTCTCGCACACCACAAGAGCCTTGTTGAATTGATTTTACGGGGATGTAGCAGTCTTGAAACACTTGCAGATAAATTGGAAATGAGTTCACTCGAGAGACTAAATCTATGTAGCTGCTATAGATTGAGAAGATTGCCAGAATTTGGAGAATGCATGAAACAGTTAACGATTCTTACTTTGAGATTTACAGACATAAAAGAGCTACCGAGTACTCTTGGAAATTTGGTTGGTCTGTCTAAGTTAGACTTAGCGGCATTGGAGTCTATTGTTCTTCCTGTATCACTTGGATGTTTCGTTGGCCTAAAGAAGTTGGACTTAAGTGGATGCAACGAGCTTAGTTGTGTTCCGTACAGTAGTCATGGATTAGAGTCCCTCACAGTTTGGGATTCATCTGACAACTCAAATATCGTTGGCCTTTTGAGTTCTCTTTCCCTTCTGACCTCTTTGAGTAGTCTGAAATTATGGGTGAGTTTTCCCACATCTAAAGAGTACGATCTTGGCCACTTAGCATCGTTGTCGGATTTGGATTTATCGTGCAACAGTTTTCAAGAGTTCCAATAA